The sequence below is a genomic window from Melioribacteraceae bacterium.
TGGAATAATGGAATGATGGAAAGGTGGAATAATCTTTCAGTATTAGCGGGTAACGAGGTGAATGTTGACAATTCAATCAATTCAAGGATTGAAGGATACAGTGTTGCTTGGAGAATGTTTAAAGAGAATCCCCTTACCGGATCCGGGCTGGGAAGTTTTAACGGGAGTAATTACGGGAGTGAAATCGGAAGGGAAATTAAATATCCGCATAATATTATTCTGGAATTGCTTTGCGAGTTGGGGTTAATAGGATTAGGGTTTTTGATAGTTTATACCGGTGCTGTTATCAGAGTTTTATTACAGTGGAGGAAGGATTTGCTGATAATTTTTGTATTTGGAATTTTGTTGGCAATGTTTGGGAAGGATATGAGCAGCAATGGATTGGTGTGGGTTTTTGCAGGAATGGTAGTAAAGGAAAGGTCATAGGTGATAGGTCATGGGCGAGAGGTCATAGGTCATAGGTCATTCATGGGTGATAGGTCATAGATGATTGTTAGGGTTTGGATTTAAGGGATTTGATTAAACCGTTTATCATTTTCACAATTTCAGTACCTTCATTTTCCAAATCATTCAGCTTTTGAACATCAATCCACTTCATCTGGCAGAAAAGATTCAATAATGTAATTGTTTCAAAAGCCGAACCTCTAGCAATATATAAGAAGTGAAGATATTCTTTTTTTGAAAACCTTCCGTTACCTTCGCTGATATTCATAGGTACTGAAGCTGCAGAAGATTCAATCTGCTCAAATAAACGGAAATGTTTTCTATCAGTATTAAGAGAATCAATTAAGAGGATAATGTTACAGGACCAACTTAGAGCTTTTTGCCATACTGTAAGGTTTTTAAAACTAATTACATTTTCCATTTTCCCCCTAACTATAACCTATCTACTATAAGCTAGCAACTATGAGCTATCAGCTATAACCTACTCCCCCTCTACCCGCTCCGTGCTTTTCGCACTAATATATTATACCAGGCCTTGAAGAAATATCTGATATCCGTGAACAAAGGATTCTTTTCGTAGCTATCGAGGTATTTCGATTCAGAAGCTGCTATTTCATCAATAGTCTTTGGAAGGTCTGCATAGTAAGGCGGAACGAGGCCGGGTTTGTACTTTATACGGCGTTTTTTAAGGTCTTCGGGATAGAGACTGAAATAATGGGAACTCAGGGGCCGGACGCCTACAAGTTTTAACTGGCCTTTGAAGAAATTTATAAACATCGGGAATTCATCGAGCCAGAATCTCCTTAAAACTCTTCCCCAGCTGGTTATTCTAAAATCATCCTTGAACTTCCCCCCTTCTTTCAGATTTGCCTTTTCAAAAACAAAATTTTGAAGATATTCAGAGTAAGGATACATCGTCCGAAACTTGTAAACATAGAATGTTTTGCCGTGAAGACCGATTCTTTTAAGTTTTATAAAAGGTCCGTAAGATGGGTTTGTATCCTGTGAAGGCTCCCGTTTTTTAACCGCGATAAGATAGACCAGGTTTCCGATCTGTTTAAAATTGATCAGGTCAAAACCGCAGAAGTAGATCCTTCCAATTATTTCGGGAAGGGACAATGCACGGTTTTTCCCTTTTGTCAAACCGAAATAGATATTTTTAAGGAAGGGCATTTTGGGGAAAAAGCGTTTCCAGATAAAATCGAAGAAATAGAAGATATATGCAAAATAGAAAGGATACTTTTTAAAAAACCGCTCCCTCCTTAGGCTGAGAGGTTCAACTGCGCCTACAAAAACTCCTCCGTCAATAAGTTTTTGATTGACCTTTTTAAGGTACTTATTGATCCTCTGAATATCATTCAGTTCGC
It includes:
- a CDS encoding four helix bundle protein — its product is MENVISFKNLTVWQKALSWSCNIILLIDSLNTDRKHFRLFEQIESSAASVPMNISEGNGRFSKKEYLHFLYIARGSAFETITLLNLFCQMKWIDVQKLNDLENEGTEIVKMINGLIKSLKSKP